A region of the Gammaproteobacteria bacterium genome:
TTTGCGTAACGGCTGGGGAGCGCCGGGGTTCCAGGAGAGCCCTGGAGCCCTGTACAAGAGCCTTGTGCAGGCGGCTTGGGGCTTATTGTTCGCGGGCCGCCGCCGGTTCCGCCACCCGCGGCAGGGCGCCGCCGGCGTCCCTGGCCGCGATCCGCTCCAGCAATTCCAGGCCGACCCAGGAGTGGCCCCCTGCGTTGCCGGTCAGGACCCGGAACGGTCGCCCCGGTTCTCCCAGGCCGTTCAGCACCAGGGACGCGCCCTGGAATTCGTGTGCGCGAGTAAAGCGGTGGACAGTGATCACCGTTCTCAGGCCCGCCGCCAGGGCGGCCGTATTCCCGCTCTGGGTATCTTCAATGGCGATGCAACGCCCCGCGGGCAGACGCAACTCCTCCAGGACACGGCGGTAAACGGCAGGCGCGGGCTTTTTCTCCGGCACCGTGTCGCCGGTAACGATCGCCGCAAAGCGTTGTTCCAATTCCGGGTAGCCGCAGTGCCGCAACAGGGCGCTGACGTTTTGCCGCGAAGAGCTGGTGGCGATCGCCAAGCGCAGCCCCCGCCCGTCTGCCTCGTCCAGCAACCGCATGATCCCGCGGCGCAACGGCGGCGGGCGCTCCGCCAGCAACTGCCGGTAGAGCCGCGATTTGCGCTCGTGCAGCTGCCCCGCCCACTCGTCCAGGGCGGTTGCCGACAACCCGCTGTCCGGCATGTGCCGGCGGGCATGGGCGAAAATGCGCTCTCGGCCCCCGGAGGTCAGCAACAGGCGGCTGTACTGAGTCGTGCCCCACCGCCACTTCAGGCCGGCGTCCCGGAAAGCGGCGTTGAAGGCCCGGCGATGCAAGTCTTCGGTGTCCGCCAGGGTGCCGTCCACGTCAAATATCAATGCTTGCAGCGTTGTCATCGCCATTCGTTCCCGGCAAGGCCCCTCCCGCCGGGGCGCCTTGACCAGCGTTGCCTGCTGTTCGGAAAGATCATGTTGTGCCCTCTCAGGCGCCCCCTAGGGCACGCCATATCGCGTAGTATATTACGGAACGCGGCCGTACGGCGCCATCCCCGCAGGCAGAAGAAGACCATGAGCAGAAGATCCCGCATATCTCCATTCCCCCGCCCCCGCCCCCGCTCATGACGGGCGCCGTCGGCGACGGTTGGCGCAAAGGCAGGGGCGCGCTCGGCAACCCGGCCCCCCGCTACCTCCCCGTCGAACGCCAGATCGCGGACGACGGCTGGGGCGGGCAGGCCCCCGGGCCCGGTCCGCGCCTGCGGACTACGGTTACCCTGGAGTCGCCGCGCAGCATCGTCAGCCGCAACCGTTCGCCCGATGTCCCCTTCGACCGGTCCATCAACCCCTACCGGGGCTGCGAACACGGTTGCATCTACTGCTACGCCCGCCCCACCCATGCCTATCTGGATCTCTCCCCGGGCTTGGATTTCGAGACCCGCCTGTTCGCCAAACCGGCGGCGGCGGAACTGTTGCGGCGGGAATTGAGCCGCAATGGCTACCGCTGCCGGCCCATCGCTCTGGGCACCAACACCGATCCCTATCAGCCGATCGAGCGGCGCTTCCAGGTGACCCGGCAGATCATCGAGGTCCTCGCCGACTGCGGCCATCCCCTGCTGATCACCACCAAGTCCTCCCTGGTGGAGCGCGACCTGGACCTGCTGGCGCCCATGGCGGCCCGGGGACTGGTCAAGGTCTCCCTGTCGCTGACCACCCTGGACCACGACCTGGCGCGGCGCCTGGAACCGCGCGCCACGGCCCCCCGGCGGCGCCTGCAAACCCTGGAGCGGCTGGCCGCCGCGGGGATTCCGGCCGGGGTGATGTTCGCCCCCGTGATCCCCGCCGTCAACGACCGGGAGCTGGAGGAAGTGCTGCGCCAGGCCGCCGCCGTCGGCTGCCGTTTTGCCGGCTATGTCGTGCTGCGGCTGCCGCGCGAAGTCCGCGGCCTCTTCCGCCAGTGGTTGCGCAGCCACCGCCCGCGCGCCGAGGGGAGGGTATTTCAATTGATCCGCGAACTGCGCCAGGGGCGGGAAAACGACCCCCGTTTCGGAACGCGCATGAAGGGCAGCGGCGCCTTTGCCTTGCTGATTGCCCAACGCTTTCGGCTGTGTTGCAGCCGCCTGGGGCTGAACCGCGCCCCCCTGGCCCTGGACACCGGCCGCTTCCGGCCGCCGTCCGCGCCACCGGCCCGCCAGTTGTCGCTATTCTAAATCCGGCCGCCGCCCGCGTGTCTCTGTCCAGCCCCCGGGAGCGGTACCGGCAGGCCCTGGCACAGGGTCTGCTGGCGCCGGATGCGTGCCAGCGGCAGGTGGTGGAGCACCTGCAGCGGCTGTACGCGGCACTGACGCACCCCCGGGCGCGCCGCCGCGGCGCCGGCATCCTGCGCCGCCTCGGTCTCCTCCGCCACGACCTCCGCGGGCTCTACCTCTGGGGCGGCGTAGGCCGCGGCAAAACCTTGCTGATGGACATGCTGTACGCCAGCCTCCCTTTCCCGGAGAAGCGCCGGCTGCACTTCCACCGCTTCATGTACTGGGTCCACGAACGCCGCCGCCGGCTGGGCAATGTCCGCTCCCCCCTGCGTCTCCTGGCGGCC
Encoded here:
- a CDS encoding HAD-IA family hydrolase — its product is MAMTTLQALIFDVDGTLADTEDLHRRAFNAAFRDAGLKWRWGTTQYSRLLLTSGGRERIFAHARRHMPDSGLSATALDEWAGQLHERKSRLYRQLLAERPPPLRRGIMRLLDEADGRGLRLAIATSSSRQNVSALLRHCGYPELEQRFAAIVTGDTVPEKKPAPAVYRRVLEELRLPAGRCIAIEDTQSGNTAALAAGLRTVITVHRFTRAHEFQGASLVLNGLGEPGRPFRVLTGNAGGHSWVGLELLERIAARDAGGALPRVAEPAAAREQ
- a CDS encoding PA0069 family radical SAM protein produces the protein MTGAVGDGWRKGRGALGNPAPRYLPVERQIADDGWGGQAPGPGPRLRTTVTLESPRSIVSRNRSPDVPFDRSINPYRGCEHGCIYCYARPTHAYLDLSPGLDFETRLFAKPAAAELLRRELSRNGYRCRPIALGTNTDPYQPIERRFQVTRQIIEVLADCGHPLLITTKSSLVERDLDLLAPMAARGLVKVSLSLTTLDHDLARRLEPRATAPRRRLQTLERLAAAGIPAGVMFAPVIPAVNDRELEEVLRQAAAVGCRFAGYVVLRLPREVRGLFRQWLRSHRPRAEGRVFQLIRELRQGRENDPRFGTRMKGSGAFALLIAQRFRLCCSRLGLNRAPLALDTGRFRPPSAPPARQLSLF